From a single Syngnathus scovelli strain Florida chromosome 2, RoL_Ssco_1.2, whole genome shotgun sequence genomic region:
- the lactbl1a gene encoding putative beta-lactamase-like 1: protein MKVKWTMLGMVVFFLLSVVMTFCFIWQYRIPKLKTEVVIKESAAEEMCPRYPEPVPLKHPITSLRVALEKVDLLLRSSVDRIKLPAISAIIVLNDSVLWIGNFGKKNISEPTSPPPDEYTVYRIASLSKIFPSLMLYKLWEDGLVDSIDDSVEKYIDNFTIKNPLGTDREAASTTRRTFNRAAITLRRMASHLSGLPRRLRSTNLLWDGDTESALHELQDDVLVADPGTKCHYSNVAFALMANVLAEKVTGMGYEKWVSRNILDRLSMKNTGFNMTPMIQRQMAMGVYSNGQPAPLYNLGWYRPAGQMYSTTADMAKLVMTLLGSYRRTLLRKDTLNTMLAPLFQCQNGYFASYTGTPWEINQQLGYDIVRKDGDLDGFAASLSLVPRLKLGMVGLMAGVRPAGQDLVRQIYSHLIPAVEGAYRDAELTPRPPPDPAPYVGFFTYRNITFYEIKVGSHGALLMQQFGPQMDSKIPDNYQTIHLQYLQDRVFRVAFKNPYPCKLKVNSASVSLETQDRQLFNFYLFNKKGVSPGFDSPGLNTYKVMRIAGKPYFTT, encoded by the exons AAGTGGTTATAAAAGAATCGGCAGCAGAGGAGATGTGCCCACGGTATCCCGAGCCTGTGCCCCTCAAACATCCTATCACATCTCTAAGAGTGGCTTTAGAAAAG GTTGACCTACTCCTGAGGAGCAGTGTTGACAGAATCAAGCTTCCAGCAATATCTGCCATTATAGTTTTAAATGACTCTGTTCTTTGGATTGGTAATTTTGGCAAAAAGAACATTAGTGAACCAACATCTCCTCCACCCGATGAGTACACAGTCTACAG AATTGCAAGCCTTTCCAAGATATTTCCCTCCCTGATGTTGTACAAGCTGTGGGAAGATGGCCTTGTAGACTCAATAGATGACTCAGTGGAGAAGTACATAGACAACTTCACCATCAAGAACCCACTGGGAACCGACAGGGAAGCGGCGTCCACCACACGCAGGACCTTCAACAGAGCTGCCATTACCTTACGTAGAATGGCCAGTCACCTTTCTG GATTACCCCGCAGATTAAGGTCAACTAATCTCCTTTGGGATGGGGACACAGAATCAGCCCTTCATGAGTTGCAGGATGATGTCCTTGTTGCTGATCCAGGAACAAA ATGCCACTACAGCAATGTCGCCTTTGCTCTAATGGCCAACGTCTTGGCTGAGAAAGTGACTGGAATGGGCTACGAAAAGTGGGTATCCCGCAATATTTTGGATCGGCTCAGCATGAAGAACACCGGCTTCAATATGACTCCTATGATTCAGAGACAGATGGCAATGGGTGTCTACAGCAACGGTCAGCCGGCTCCCCTCTACAACTTGGGCTGGTATCGACCTGCGGGTCAGATGTACTCCACGACAGCCGACATGGCAAAACTTGTGATGACTCTCCTGGGATCATACAGAAGGACACTCCTCCGAAAAGACACCCTTAACACTATGCTGGCCCCACTTTTCCAATGCCAGAATGGCTACTTTGCCAGCTACACTGGCACACCATGGGAGATCAACCAGCAACTGGGCTACGATATCGTGAGAAAGGATGGTGACTTGGACGGCTTTGCGGCCTCTCTGTCACTGGTGCCACGTCTCAAATTAGGAATGGTGGGCCTGATGGCTGGGGTACGACCCGCAGGGCAGGATTTAGTGAGGCAAATATACAGCCACCTCATTCCTGCAGTGGAAGGTGCTTACAGGGATGCTGAACTGACACCCAGACCGCCACCTGACCCAGCTCCATACGTAGGCTTTTTTACTTATAGAAATATAACTTTCTATGAGATTAAAGTAGGGTCACATGGGGCCCTGCTCATGCAACAGTTTGGACCACAGATGGATAGCAAAATCCCAGACAATTACCAAACCATCCACCTTCAGTATCTTCAGGATAGGGTGTTCAGAGTGGCGTTCAAGAACCCATACCCTTGTAAGTTGAAGGTCAACAGTGCCTCCGTCTCTTTGGAGACTCAAGACAGACAGCTCTTTAACTTTTACCTCttcaacaaaaaaggtgtgtcaCCAGGATTTGATTCGCCAGGACTTAACACTTACAAAGTCATGAGGATAGCCGGCAAACCGTATTTTACAACATGA
- the suv39h1a gene encoding histone-lysine N-methyltransferase SUV39H1-A, which translates to MAEFSKECSVPSKMSWDALEALCRLEGLHCKDLGITKANVNEYEVEFLCDYKKTKMEEFYLVKWRGFPESVNSWEPKRHLKCSKLMKQFHQDLDQELSRQKIRSIPKRLDREISTFIVRKAELRQKLQSWETQLNLTCNHPGRIFVMNDVDFEGPPKNFTYINNYKAGPGIVFTEMAVGCECKNCLEEPVNGCCPGASLHRVAYNEHGQVRVRPGQPIYECNSQCLCSPDCPNRVVQKGIQFDLAIFKTDNGRGWGVRTLQHIKKNSFVMEYVGEIITSDEAEKRGHIYDGEGSTYLFDLDYVEDVYTVDAAHQGNISHFVNHSCNPNMQVFNVFVDNIDERLPRIALFSTRSIRAGEELTFDYKMQIDPVDTESSKMDCSFTLAGVSNSPKKRMRVECRCGADSCRKYLF; encoded by the exons ATGGCGGAATTTTCGAAAG aATGCAGTGTGCCCAGTAAGATGTCATGGGATGCCCTTGAAGCCTTGTGTCGCCTAGAAGGGCTTCACTGTAAAGATTTAGGGATAACCAAAGCTAACGTCAATGAGTATGAGGTGGAGTTCCTCTGTGACTACAAAAAGACTAAG ATGGAAGAATTTTACCTGGTGAAATGGAGAGGCTTTCCAGAGTCAGTCAACAGCTGGGAGCCCAAGAGGCACCTCAAATGCTCCAAACTAATGAAGCAGTTCCACCAGGACCTGGATCAAGAACTGAGTCGCCAGAAAATACGTTCTATCCCCAAAAGGCTGGATAGGGAAATCTCAACATTTATAGTTCGAAAAGCCGAACTCCGTCAGAAACTGCAGAGCTGGGAGACTCAGTTGAACCTAACCTGCAACCACCCCGGTCGCATCTTTGTCATGAACGATGTCGACTTTGAGGGTCCACCAAAGAACTTCACTTATATCAACAACTACAAAGCAGGCCCGGGCATCGTTTTTACTGAAATGGCTGTTGGCTGTGAGTGCAAGAATTGTCTCGAGGAGCCGGTGAACGGCTGCTGTCCTGGCGCGTCATTGCATCGGGTTGCTTACAATGAACACGGCCAGGTCCGTGTAAGGCCAGGACAACCCATATACGAGTGTAATTCTCAGTGCCTCTGCAGCCCAGACTGCCCCAACAGGGTGGTGCAAAAAGGCATTCAGTTTGACCTGGCTATCTTTAAGACGGACAACGGTCGGGGATGGGGAGTCCGCACGCTGCAACATATAAAGAAGAACTCATTTGTCATGGAATACGTGGGAGAG ATCATCACGTCAGATGAAGCAGAGAAACGAGGTCACATATATGACGGCGAAGGCTCCACATACCTTTTTGACCTGGACTATGTGGAGGATGTATACACAGTGGATGCTGCCCACCAAGGCAACATCTCTCACTTTGTCAATCACAGT tGTAACCCAAACATGCAAGTATTCAATGTGTTTGTTGACAACATTGATGAGAGGCTCCCGAGAATTGCTTTATTCTCAACACGGTCcatccgggcaggagaggagctCACCTTTGACTACAAAATGCAAA TTGATCCAGTCGACACAGAAAGCTCTAAGATGGATTGCAGTTTCACCTTAGCTGGTGTCTCCAATTCGCCAAAGAAGAGGATGCGAGTGGAGTGTCGGTGTGGAGCAGACTCGTGTAGAAAATACTTGTTCTAA